The Maylandia zebra isolate NMK-2024a linkage group LG4, Mzebra_GT3a, whole genome shotgun sequence genome segment gacacacacaaacatgcaataCTGGGAATCAGTGCCGTCAGTTCAGCATTGCCTACCATGAAATTGTCAGGGTCCACCTGCAGTTTCTCAGAGTGCAGCGCGCTCAGCTCTGCATATGTGGCCTTGATGTTGTCCATGTCCTTCACTGCTTTTTCCAGAGCTTCCATGATGACTTTTCCATGAGCAGCAACTTTTGGATTTGATGCAATAGCAGCAGCATTGTAGAGGTTTCCAAATTGACCAAAATACCTCTGAGTCCAGGGATAGACAGTCAAACACCTGAGGGAATGTGTAAATAATTGATTTGCTCttagttttaaaagaaaaatctacaTTGTGTAATGCACAAAATATGCCAGCTTTTTTCATTGCACATAAAGATTCTACTTGAATAGCCCAAActtctaaaaataaatttacgtcaatataaaaaaaaaactatgtttCACCTGGAAAAAGCTGCTTGCCCAACGACTGCATAGTTGATCTTGGAGAAGATGTCCTGGATTGTGGTGCGCTCAAAGTCTGTCCACACAACCATTTTGCTTTGTTGATTGTTGCTCTTGTGCTGTTAGTCAGCAGAGCCACAAAGTCACCTTTTAAAGAGTTCTTTTCACTCCACCCAAAGATATGAAATTGGGTGGAGTTGGAGAGTGGGAGTTGGCTAAACTGGTCAGTTTAACGATTCTGAGTTCAGCTTTGATTAACTGTCAAAATGAACCAAAAATCTGTTGGAAACTTTCATTATGGAATATCTTACAGACTACTTATTCTTCTATcttgggataggctccagccctgaGTGACCCCTAACAGTTAAGAAAATTGGAAGTAAGGTAATCAAAAATATTTTGCAGACCTGGATAGAAATAAAGAACTGGATGAAGTACAATGAGTATATCCTTTGGAAAATAATGAATTCTAAATTTCAGTGACAAAAAACTTCTTGTGCTTGTAAATaatacatgtttttttgtttgtttgttttttaaatggaccagAATCCACagattttaattttaacatATGACCAAACCATAGCATTAAGGTCCTGCATTTGCCATTTGTACatgtgtttaataaataaacttgataAAGAGTTTTCTTAAAGAggaaaatgacaagaaaagaaTGGTACACCCACACATCCTACAGGCCTTTATTGACTGGCTGTaagtagaaaaaaaatttaataactttgtctcagcttttgtttttttctggttaTCCACAAAACCTTTTCTGTCATTCTCTTAAATATTttcagtatttctgccatattttaaaatctgtttttcatcCTCAAATTTCTACACCTGATGTTTAACTTTACCTCAATATATCAGTAGCAACTGTCCACTCTGAGCTACATTTGAGCTCCTGTGGAGAACAAACAGCTGCTGTAAAAATTTAAACTGCCCTGTGAGAGGATTCACCTGCTGAAGATTAGATAAGCCTTAAACTGACACGGTTTTTTGAAGTGAATGTCATTGACATAGATTTTGGTTGTAGTGTTGGTAAATGATAGCCTAAACAACAGTATTTAAATTTTAACCTACACATTAGAACATCCCTGGACTCTCTGTGTTCAATTATATCCGTGATAGCTGCTTTCCACATTAGGATTTGGATTTGGTTTTTGATTATCTGTTTGGAAACATAAATTAGCCGTTGACTTATTAGTCTAAATATAGCCATAAACATTTAGATGCATGTGTATGTACAGTAAATGTATCTATAAAGCCCTGCTATAAATCCAACTATCTGTCCAGACCCAAATTTGAAGCCAACAGCCTTTTTAAAGTTATAATCGTGTACCCATTTTGCTTTTtctcaaattattattattaaatacataaatagaTAAAGAAATACAAACTAACAGGTGACTTGTCGTGAATTAAATGGTAATATTAGACTGATATAAATTCAAAAATTGGAAGGTTAGTGATTTGATTTAACTGGCTCTCACTGAAAATTTAAGTTTTAAAATATGCACATTCATTTAATGAAGATGTTTCTTAAGTGAAgccaaaaagaagaaatgaattCTGATTATCTTGTTAAGTTGTCTTGCCTTATAGAGTcttttgtttggtgtttgtctcACGGGAACTGTTACATATCATTTTGAACATGCCTAAATTCCAGTACCTTATCTGTGAGGTGGGTCGGGTGTGtgcatttcctgtttcatatatAAGACCTCCACAGTTTGAGCTGAACACAACTCCAACAGCAACAACAGGCAAGATGACCAGTCTTTCTGCAAAGGACAAGAACACAGTCAAAACCTTCTGGGCTAAAGTGGCTGGTAAGGAGGAACAAATCGGCTGTGatgctgtctccaggtaaatATGGCCCCACAATGCCTACAAAAACCTGCTCCTGCATTTCTGTCTCTTACCCGCTGGCTTGTTCTCTTACATTTTTATCCAGGATGCTGACAGTGTACCCTCAGACCAAGACTTACTTCTCCCACTGGAAGGACCTGCGCCCCGGCTCTGCCCCGGTGAAGAAGCACGGAGCAACCGTGATGGCTGCAGTTACTGATGCTGTCAGCAAAATTGACGATCTGACCGGAGCTCTTCTGAGCCTCAGTGGACTGCACGCCTTCACTCTGAGAGTGGACCCTGCTAACTTCAAGGTACTGATCATTATTACTGTCATGTTTGTGGGGTGACATTATTTGAGGTCATCTACTTAATAAAAAGTTTGTGGTTCAGTGTAATCACTGAAGTGTGAatttgtgtgaatgttagagagAAAAAAGCCTAGTCATAGAAAAAGAAGTACTTATATGAATGGGTCAATTAGGCAAGTTGTACGAAGTGCTTTGAATGCTCCAGTAGACTAGAAAAGCAATATATATACATCGGTCCATTTACTATGACAGCGTTTGCCAAATTAATTTTTCTGTTCTATTGTGAACACTGATTGGACTACAAATTAAACTCACTCTAACTCAGCTTTCATTTGATCTTAGATAGATTACTGGTTGATCTGAAATGATGTTCTCtggttacaaataaataaatgaaaagtccATTCATTTCAGTGTGATCATCATCTTTCCACAGGTTCTGTCTCACAACCTCCTCGTGGTCCTGTCCACCATGTTCCCCGAGGACTTCACCCCTGAGGTCCATGTGGCTGTGGACAAGTTCCTGGCTGCTGTTGCTCTCGCCCTGTCTGAGAAATACAGATAAACTGCATTATGTGCTCGAGTACTCACTGACAGTCTCACATGTAATAAAAGATCCAATGCAATTAAACTCTCATGGTCGTTTGTGGTGATCATTTTTAAACAGTTGGATTATTATTGTAGCTTTTACCAGgaatgggtttttttctctttatgggCTAATTAAAGAAGAGTAGCGATTGATTTACTGAAAGCTTATATACACAACTTAAAAATAGAGCATGTGACGGTCCTCTGGAGCTAGTAGTACTGCCTTCTCAGGGAGGCTTGAGCTACAAAGACTCTCCTGGAAGCTGCACGGACCTCAGCAGTGAAGTATTGACCTAAACGAGCAGCAACTACAATGACCAGGCAGTCCCCCAGAACCAGCTATTCCTGTTTTATCGTCATTATTccgaattgctttctttttcttcttcctattattattattattattattattattattattattattattattattattattatcttgggtggatgaatggatggagttTCGATGGGGGGGgaaatgaattattttaaccACGCAGAAATACCATGACAGCTTACATAGGGTGTGACCTCGGTTGGCGTCTCACCCCGCCCCTGCTGAAGATTTTGAGTTCATGCGATACACCTGTTACACCCGGTTGGCGTTTTGTGCTTcaacttatttttaaaaatatatgaatgcataaaaataataaaaaataaaactgacacaGATCTGTCACTATGGCTGCCACAGTGTCAGTGTCTACTGTCTGTCTACTGTTTACTATCATAGCCAAGTGGCTAACAAAGGTAAACAGTTTTCCCACGTTTTCCCAATCCCCACTAATGAGTGTTATCTTGTTTCAGAATACACaatacctgccattatccaaagACACATCTGACCGGATGTgtctccttttctctttttttctaaactgaggacctgatggctttgaccttttcttttccACCTTCCATCAGTAATTTTTGCGCTCTAATATAAATACCCAACCCCACAACATAAACTAATAGAGCTACACCttgtatatgttttttttttcttggatttcacaaaaaacaggaataaaaattaatacataatgggcttggattgaCAATATTATGGAAGCAGCCCGCCCCCTCCCCGTGAGA includes the following:
- the LOC112434754 gene encoding hemoglobin subunit beta, encoding MVVWTDFERTTIQDIFSKINYAVVGQAAFSRCLTVYPWTQRYFGQFGNLYNAAAIASNPKVAAHGKVIMEALEKAVKDMDNIKATYAELSALHSEKLQVDPDNFMLLGDCLTIVVASQLGKNFTAEVHAAFQKFLAVVVSSLRRQYY
- the LOC112434751 gene encoding hemoglobin embryonic subunit alpha, yielding MTSLSAKDKNTVKTFWAKVAGKEEQIGCDAVSRMLTVYPQTKTYFSHWKDLRPGSAPVKKHGATVMAAVTDAVSKIDDLTGALLSLSGLHAFTLRVDPANFKVLSHNLLVVLSTMFPEDFTPEVHVAVDKFLAAVALALSEKYR